A portion of the Pirellulales bacterium genome contains these proteins:
- a CDS encoding HD domain-containing protein, whose protein sequence is MSTIRDIPEVAGLDAQRGLIRIPPELDVPLTDRVRQILDTKEFRRLARISQLGLVSLVYPAAIHTRFEHSLGVFRLALLYLRQLAHDERFVEAIRPADAEIFIVAALLHDLGHWPFCHPIEDIRLPGVPDHEMFANSFLLEGEIADALRTDWNINPRDVVALLSGKPRDAKSRILRSMLSGPIDIDKMDYLGRDSLHAGVPYGRHFDQGRLLASLCLNMAGDGLAIIDKGKTAAEMMVFARYVMFSEVYWHHAVRSATAMLQRAFYLVHHDLDLDALLRLSEAPLIAALDAAAGQGPARELLAGLFGPTRRLYKRVDQYSFFERRDLYDRLAHQPYPWLVACAEQFAGLASAAVGRVIAPHEVLFDAPPVAREVEFNIEIYFPKRQHYRTLGEVSPMIRALAREQFDDYVKRVRIFAHARVASELRDLPNLPALVEQAVDRTG, encoded by the coding sequence ATGTCCACGATTCGCGACATTCCTGAAGTGGCGGGCCTGGACGCACAGCGTGGCTTGATTCGCATTCCGCCTGAACTCGATGTGCCGCTAACGGATCGCGTACGGCAGATTCTCGACACCAAAGAGTTCCGTCGCCTGGCACGGATCAGTCAGCTGGGGCTGGTTTCGCTCGTGTATCCCGCCGCTATCCACACCCGCTTCGAACATTCGTTGGGAGTCTTTCGACTGGCGCTATTGTATTTGCGGCAGTTGGCCCATGACGAGCGTTTCGTCGAAGCGATTCGCCCAGCCGATGCCGAGATATTTATCGTCGCGGCACTCTTGCATGACCTGGGACACTGGCCCTTCTGCCATCCGATCGAGGACATCCGCCTGCCGGGCGTGCCAGACCACGAGATGTTCGCCAACAGCTTTTTGTTGGAAGGCGAAATCGCCGATGCACTGCGGACGGATTGGAACATCAACCCTCGCGACGTCGTGGCGCTACTTAGCGGCAAGCCGCGTGATGCCAAATCGCGCATCCTGCGAAGCATGCTCTCTGGCCCCATCGATATCGACAAGATGGACTACCTGGGGCGCGACAGCTTACACGCGGGGGTGCCGTATGGCCGGCACTTCGATCAGGGACGTCTACTGGCCAGCCTGTGCTTGAACATGGCCGGCGACGGATTGGCGATCATCGATAAGGGAAAAACGGCCGCCGAGATGATGGTCTTCGCCCGCTATGTTATGTTCAGCGAGGTGTACTGGCACCACGCCGTGCGGTCTGCCACGGCGATGCTGCAACGCGCTTTTTACCTCGTACACCATGACCTCGATCTCGATGCGCTGCTTCGTCTATCCGAAGCGCCGCTAATAGCCGCGCTCGACGCCGCGGCCGGACAGGGGCCCGCGCGCGAACTCTTGGCAGGGCTGTTTGGCCCCACGCGACGGCTTTATAAGCGTGTCGACCAATACAGCTTTTTCGAGCGCCGCGATTTGTACGACCGCCTGGCCCATCAACCCTATCCTTGGCTGGTGGCATGTGCCGAGCAGTTCGCCGGTCTGGCCAGCGCGGCGGTGGGTCGCGTGATAGCGCCGCACGAAGTGCTTTTCGATGCGCCCCCCGTGGCCCGCGAAGTCGAGTTCAATATCGAAATCTACTTTCCCAAGCGGCAGCATTACCGCACGCTGGGAGAGGTGTCGCCAATGATCCGTGCCCTGGCCCGTGAGCAATTTGACGACTATGTCAAGCGTGTGCGAATCTTCGCCCACGCACGCGTCGCCAGCGAGCTGCGTGATCTACCGAATCTTCCGGCCCTGGTCGAACAGGCTGTCGACCGTACAGGATAA
- a CDS encoding TlpA disulfide reductase family protein, with product MIFQSKLILGVVMAAAVLTASTGCEKSSSNGEAANARTTAEKPTVERRTADKPVARKADAENAKPTKPPAPPANPEEAAPTPEPQAQVVVSEAPAADRGILSVGPLDTNAPQVQEVVLSKQHADTCLVNVGDMMPDVRLKDLNDQEQDLAKLLGDRLTVVFFWTSDNRHAVAEIRDLASKIASPLAPLGVRVVGICERNAVAEATKICAEQGASFPVLLDSDGSYFARVATAKLPRTYLLDSTGKVLWFDIEYTQPTRRDLREALRALLPSEPNTP from the coding sequence ATGATTTTTCAAAGCAAGTTGATCCTCGGTGTGGTCATGGCCGCGGCGGTCCTTACGGCCAGTACTGGGTGCGAAAAAAGCTCGTCGAACGGCGAAGCTGCCAATGCACGAACAACGGCCGAGAAGCCCACGGTCGAGAGGCGCACGGCCGATAAGCCAGTCGCCAGGAAGGCCGACGCTGAGAATGCAAAACCCACTAAGCCGCCCGCGCCGCCTGCGAATCCCGAGGAAGCAGCCCCGACACCTGAACCGCAAGCCCAGGTGGTCGTTTCCGAGGCGCCTGCGGCCGATCGTGGAATTCTTTCGGTTGGTCCGCTCGACACGAATGCACCACAGGTTCAGGAAGTGGTTCTCTCGAAGCAGCACGCCGACACCTGCCTTGTCAATGTTGGCGACATGATGCCCGACGTCCGCTTGAAGGACCTGAATGACCAAGAGCAGGATCTGGCCAAGCTGCTTGGGGACCGGTTGACGGTGGTGTTCTTCTGGACGAGCGATAATCGTCACGCGGTGGCAGAGATCCGTGATCTGGCCAGCAAAATTGCCAGCCCATTGGCTCCCCTGGGCGTGCGCGTGGTGGGGATTTGCGAGCGCAACGCGGTCGCGGAAGCGACCAAGATCTGCGCCGAGCAAGGGGCGTCGTTCCCCGTACTCCTGGACTCGGACGGTTCGTACTTTGCCCGCGTGGCGACGGCTAAGCTGCCGCGTACTTACTTGCTGGATTCGACGGGCAAGGTCCTGTGGTTCGATATCGAATACACACAACCGACACGCCGCGACCTGCGCGAAGCCCTGCGGGCGCTGCTGCCGTCTGAGCCGAACACGCCCTAG
- the aspS gene encoding aspartate--tRNA ligase, producing the protein MLRTHTCGELRATNLGQDVTLCGWVDSYRDHKGVLFVDLRDRYGLAQVVFAPEAGSEIQELARGLRTEWVIRVTGKVAHRPEGTTNPKLATGEIELRAIKLEVLNRSQTPPLQPGAAELPGEDVRLKYRYLDLRRPDMQRILLLRHRLIKMMRDYCDEHGFVEVETPVLGRSTPEGARDYLVPSRVHPGEFYALPQSPQLYKQILMVAGYDRYVQVARCFRDEDLRADRQPEFTQLDLEMSFVDSEDVIGIMDGLVARLAKQLLGIEVTLPLPRMTYDEAMERYGHDAPDLRFDLQIVDLTDLAAQAEFRVFRAAAEGGKRVRGLNAKGGAASYSRKGIDELTEYVIHDFGAKGLVWFKVETDGTLASPVAKNFDAALLAKIGERMQAAPGDFLLIVADDFEVTCKALYGLRKRLGEQLQLYKPGTMHFSWVVEFPMFAFDQESQGWAAMHHPFTAPRAQDRELLATDPGQCRAQAYDLVINGLEAGGGTIRIHDQALQSQVFGLLGIDSESAQERFGFLLDALQFGAPPHGGIALGIDRLVMLFGGVDSIRDVIAFPKTQKASDLMTGAPSAVDAKQLRELSIKINR; encoded by the coding sequence GTGTTGCGTACCCATACCTGCGGCGAGTTGCGGGCCACGAATCTCGGCCAGGACGTGACCCTTTGTGGCTGGGTCGACAGTTACCGCGACCATAAGGGGGTGCTGTTCGTCGACCTGCGCGACCGGTATGGGCTGGCGCAAGTCGTATTCGCTCCCGAAGCCGGCTCCGAGATTCAGGAACTGGCCCGAGGATTGCGTACCGAATGGGTGATTCGCGTCACTGGCAAAGTGGCCCATCGTCCAGAGGGAACGACCAATCCAAAATTGGCTACCGGGGAAATCGAGCTGCGGGCGATCAAACTCGAAGTATTAAATCGCAGCCAGACCCCCCCCTTACAGCCTGGTGCGGCGGAATTGCCGGGCGAGGACGTGCGGCTGAAGTATCGTTATCTCGACTTGCGCCGGCCCGACATGCAACGCATTCTGCTGTTGCGTCATCGGCTCATCAAGATGATGCGGGATTACTGCGACGAGCATGGCTTCGTCGAGGTCGAGACGCCGGTGCTCGGTCGCAGCACGCCCGAGGGAGCCCGCGATTATTTGGTGCCCAGTCGCGTGCATCCGGGCGAGTTTTACGCGTTGCCGCAATCGCCGCAACTATACAAGCAGATTCTCATGGTGGCCGGTTACGATCGCTACGTTCAGGTGGCTCGTTGCTTTCGCGACGAAGACTTGCGGGCTGACCGCCAGCCCGAGTTCACGCAGCTCGACCTTGAAATGTCGTTTGTCGACAGCGAAGACGTGATCGGCATCATGGATGGGCTAGTGGCGCGGCTGGCAAAACAATTGCTGGGCATTGAGGTAACGTTGCCGCTGCCGCGCATGACCTACGACGAAGCGATGGAGCGCTACGGCCATGACGCGCCAGACTTGCGATTCGATTTGCAAATCGTCGACCTCACCGATTTGGCCGCGCAAGCCGAGTTTCGTGTCTTCCGCGCCGCCGCCGAGGGCGGCAAGCGCGTTCGCGGACTGAACGCCAAAGGAGGCGCCGCCAGCTATTCGCGCAAGGGAATCGACGAGCTGACCGAATACGTAATACACGATTTTGGCGCCAAAGGCTTGGTCTGGTTCAAGGTCGAAACCGACGGCACATTGGCCTCGCCCGTAGCTAAGAATTTCGACGCAGCACTGCTGGCCAAAATCGGTGAGCGCATGCAGGCCGCACCAGGAGATTTTTTGCTGATCGTGGCGGACGACTTTGAAGTGACCTGCAAGGCGCTTTACGGACTGCGCAAACGGCTAGGCGAGCAGCTCCAGCTGTACAAGCCGGGGACGATGCACTTTTCCTGGGTCGTCGAGTTTCCAATGTTCGCCTTCGACCAGGAATCGCAAGGCTGGGCCGCGATGCACCATCCGTTTACGGCGCCGCGAGCGCAAGATCGCGAGTTGCTCGCCACCGATCCTGGTCAGTGCCGCGCACAGGCGTACGACCTGGTTATCAATGGCCTTGAAGCCGGCGGCGGTACGATTCGTATTCATGATCAAGCATTGCAAAGCCAAGTCTTTGGGCTACTGGGCATCGACAGTGAAAGCGCACAGGAGCGATTTGGCTTCCTGCTTGATGCGCTGCAATTCGGTGCGCCGCCGCACGGTGGCATCGCGCTGGGAATCGACCGGCTGGTGATGTTGTTCGGCGGCGTTGATAGCATTCGCGACGTTATCGCATTCCCCAAGACACAGAAAGCCAGCGACTTGATGACCGGCGCGCCGAGCGCCGTGGACGCCAAGCAACTACGCGAGCTGTCGATCAAAATCAACCGTTGA
- a CDS encoding choice-of-anchor tandem repeat NxxGxxAF-containing protein, with protein sequence MAAPGVSGATFLDLTLSSPTIGVTGTVAFPAILTGSNTGTGIYAGNSPTNLSLVALQFAAAPGTSDGTFYSGSTSPPINALNEIAATGYLNISGDVTSSNSEGVWVGHPSVDTLVWRQGSPAPLPGGLFYGPISNTFSGYTPVLNVQGQIGFQTGLQNSSGAVVSGTVDWVTQGPQVFAVAQTGGPAVGLPPGATLTALGTPGLNDSGTVVYSGSFQSPLGPISSGTGIWAANPAFTAPIALTGQIAPGVGPAAATFQTLGFRQTVYGTSAHLNATGQTIFFGTVSGAGIIPGTNDHGVWIGGNGLTALIARQGDAAPGLAPGTTFASFTDSGLGNGLSSAVLATVNGPGITAANNTGIWAGVPGNLHLVLRNGDSVPDGTSGPLPVAGLTHFTMNAPGEFITQLSNSAIVGENQLGQLVVVARPGDSIQVAPGDFRTITTIVSVLGGEVGSGATALNDWGQVTFTAKFADGSSGTFVSNALAVPEPATCVLTVLGVLALVPRCWLRRRRGA encoded by the coding sequence ATGGCTGCGCCCGGTGTTAGCGGTGCGACTTTTCTGGATCTCACCCTCTCGAGTCCTACGATCGGTGTAACGGGCACAGTCGCTTTTCCGGCGATACTCACGGGCTCTAACACCGGAACGGGAATATATGCAGGCAATTCACCTACGAACTTATCCCTTGTCGCTCTGCAATTTGCCGCCGCTCCTGGAACATCCGATGGGACGTTTTACTCGGGGTCGACGAGCCCACCTATCAATGCGCTCAACGAAATCGCCGCGACGGGTTACCTCAACATTTCCGGGGACGTGACATCATCGAACTCCGAAGGGGTCTGGGTTGGCCATCCATCGGTCGACACTCTGGTCTGGCGGCAAGGATCCCCGGCGCCCCTTCCTGGCGGTCTGTTTTATGGGCCCATAAGCAACACCTTTTCGGGGTACACGCCAGTCCTGAATGTTCAGGGGCAGATCGGTTTCCAAACCGGTTTACAGAATAGCTCGGGAGCAGTTGTCAGCGGCACTGTCGATTGGGTCACTCAAGGCCCACAGGTGTTTGCAGTAGCGCAAACGGGTGGACCCGCCGTTGGACTGCCACCCGGTGCAACGTTGACGGCATTGGGCACTCCTGGTCTCAACGATAGTGGTACCGTCGTTTATTCCGGTTCCTTCCAAAGCCCGCTCGGCCCCATCAGCAGCGGGACAGGTATTTGGGCTGCCAATCCAGCTTTCACCGCGCCCATCGCATTGACCGGGCAAATCGCGCCGGGCGTCGGGCCAGCGGCCGCGACGTTTCAAACGCTCGGCTTCCGTCAAACCGTGTACGGTACCAGTGCTCACCTGAATGCCACGGGGCAGACAATCTTTTTCGGCACCGTTTCGGGAGCAGGAATTATCCCGGGCACCAATGATCACGGTGTCTGGATTGGCGGCAATGGCTTAACCGCGCTGATTGCCCGCCAGGGGGATGCCGCCCCGGGCCTGGCGCCGGGAACGACCTTCGCGTCGTTTACCGATAGCGGGCTGGGAAATGGATTGTCGAGCGCTGTGTTGGCCACGGTTAACGGCCCAGGCATAACCGCGGCGAACAACACGGGAATTTGGGCCGGCGTCCCGGGCAATCTTCACCTGGTGCTGCGCAATGGCGATTCGGTCCCGGACGGCACGAGCGGGCCCCTCCCCGTGGCGGGACTCACGCATTTTACGATGAATGCGCCGGGCGAATTCATTACCCAGCTGTCGAACTCTGCCATAGTAGGCGAAAATCAACTGGGACAACTGGTCGTAGTTGCTCGCCCTGGCGATTCCATCCAGGTGGCACCGGGCGACTTTCGCACGATAACCACGATTGTGTCGGTACTTGGTGGCGAAGTTGGTAGCGGGGCCACGGCGCTAAACGACTGGGGTCAGGTTACGTTCACGGCCAAGTTCGCCGATGGGTCATCGGGAACGTTCGTCTCGAACGCATTGGCCGTGCCGGAACCGGCGACTTGCGTGCTTACAGTGCTTGGTGTGCTCGCGCTCGTTCCACGGTGCTGGCTTCGTCGACGAAGGGGCGCCTGA
- the miaA gene encoding tRNA (adenosine(37)-N6)-dimethylallyltransferase MiaA, which produces MSFPYVADCWFLTGPTAAGKSAVGIELALRLGGEIVSLDSMALYRGMDIGTAKPTAAERAEVPHHLIDIIEPHESFSLADFVTAAEQCTAEILSRGRVPVFVGGTPLYLKALLRGMFEGPAADWEFRERVTAESQKRGNEWLHEQVRAIDPVAAGRLHAQDTKRLVRVLEVYEKTGRPISMLQQQFDKARPADDCRVYVLDWPRDVLYRRINTRVDAMFAAGLVAEVRGLLAKRPALPEGIDPLSHTARQALGYREVIDSLGGAQSLAETVVLVQNRTRAFARRQLTWFRSLSECRVVSRNEEDQARDVAARIIDLAAS; this is translated from the coding sequence GTGTCATTTCCCTACGTTGCCGACTGCTGGTTTCTGACGGGCCCTACCGCGGCTGGTAAAAGCGCGGTGGGTATCGAACTGGCGCTACGTCTGGGGGGCGAGATCGTATCGCTCGATTCGATGGCCTTGTATCGCGGCATGGACATTGGCACTGCCAAGCCCACAGCGGCCGAGCGGGCCGAGGTGCCGCATCATCTGATCGATATCATCGAACCGCACGAAAGTTTCAGCCTCGCCGATTTTGTCACTGCGGCCGAACAGTGTACGGCCGAGATTCTGTCGCGAGGCCGGGTACCCGTGTTCGTTGGTGGAACGCCCCTCTATTTGAAGGCCTTGTTGCGTGGCATGTTCGAGGGACCTGCTGCCGACTGGGAATTCCGCGAGCGGGTCACCGCCGAGTCCCAGAAACGCGGCAACGAATGGTTGCACGAGCAGGTACGTGCCATCGATCCCGTTGCGGCTGGCCGGTTACACGCCCAAGACACCAAACGCCTAGTGCGGGTTCTCGAAGTGTACGAAAAGACAGGCCGGCCGATCAGCATGCTGCAACAACAGTTCGACAAGGCGCGTCCGGCTGACGACTGCCGAGTGTACGTGCTTGATTGGCCGCGCGATGTCCTTTATCGGCGCATCAACACGCGCGTCGATGCCATGTTTGCAGCCGGCCTGGTCGCGGAAGTGCGAGGATTGCTGGCCAAACGTCCCGCGCTGCCAGAAGGTATCGATCCCCTTAGCCATACCGCGCGACAAGCACTCGGCTACCGCGAAGTGATCGATTCTCTGGGCGGCGCACAGTCGCTGGCAGAGACTGTCGTGCTGGTACAAAATCGGACACGCGCCTTTGCCCGCCGGCAACTCACCTGGTTTCGCAGTTTAAGCGAATGCCGAGTTGTTTCACGAAACGAGGAAGATCAGGCCCGAGATGTCGCGGCGCGCATCATTGACCTCGCCGCGAGTTGA
- a CDS encoding phosphoribosyl-ATP diphosphatase, protein MSDSETILARLMSVIEDRRAHPNTRSYTVTLLTAGVEKIGAKICEEAAEVVDAARKADTPEGRAHLVYEAADLIYHLFVMLGFHQIQLAEVEAELARRFGISGLDEKAARPPKENSGS, encoded by the coding sequence GTGAGTGATTCTGAAACGATCCTAGCACGACTGATGTCCGTGATCGAGGATCGCCGCGCGCACCCCAACACACGGTCGTACACGGTCACGCTGCTGACGGCCGGGGTTGAAAAAATCGGCGCAAAAATCTGCGAAGAGGCAGCCGAAGTCGTCGACGCGGCCCGCAAAGCGGATACTCCTGAAGGCCGTGCCCACCTCGTTTACGAAGCGGCCGACCTGATTTATCACCTGTTTGTCATGCTAGGATTCCATCAGATCCAACTGGCCGAGGTCGAAGCCGAGCTGGCACGCCGCTTCGGTATCTCGGGCCTGGACGAAAAGGCCGCCCGCCCTCCCAAGGAAAACTCCGGCTCATGA
- the hisG gene encoding ATP phosphoribosyltransferase has translation MTNLRVGIPSKGRLSELAGELLKEAGLNYRRPDRSLFARCRDVPIDVTFLRTEDIPVLCAEGAIDMGLTGSDLVAEHRADVLERLPLDVGHCRLAICVPENGDVRRPQDLAKRRIATSFPNTTQEYLSKHQTEAHLVPLSGSVEVMIALGVADAIVDLVETGSTLAANGLTILDEIGRYQTVLIQNRDRRHPELADRVVRRLEGVVIARSYSLLEYNVPRGKLTEAEKITPGFNSPTVSALEDANWCAVRVMVRRGEVIGIMEQLEALGASAILETRITNCRL, from the coding sequence ATGACGAATCTACGCGTTGGCATTCCCAGCAAGGGCCGACTTTCGGAATTGGCCGGCGAGCTGCTCAAAGAGGCAGGGCTGAACTACCGCCGGCCGGACCGCAGCCTGTTCGCGCGCTGCCGCGACGTGCCAATCGACGTGACGTTTCTACGTACCGAGGACATTCCCGTGCTCTGTGCCGAAGGCGCCATCGACATGGGGCTAACCGGCAGCGATCTGGTTGCCGAACATCGGGCCGACGTGTTGGAACGGTTGCCGCTCGACGTGGGACATTGTCGGCTAGCGATTTGCGTGCCCGAAAACGGAGACGTGCGACGCCCGCAAGACCTGGCCAAGCGTCGCATCGCGACCAGCTTCCCCAATACGACGCAGGAATATCTCAGCAAGCATCAGACCGAGGCGCACCTGGTACCACTGTCTGGCTCGGTCGAAGTGATGATCGCCTTGGGCGTTGCGGATGCGATTGTCGACCTGGTGGAAACGGGCAGCACCCTGGCCGCCAACGGACTGACGATTCTCGACGAAATCGGCCGCTATCAGACCGTGCTTATCCAAAATCGCGACCGCCGTCACCCAGAGCTTGCCGACCGCGTCGTGCGCCGGCTCGAAGGAGTCGTGATCGCTCGCAGCTATTCGCTGCTGGAGTACAACGTGCCGCGCGGCAAGCTAACCGAGGCCGAGAAGATCACGCCCGGCTTCAACTCGCCAACGGTCAGCGCGCTCGAGGACGCCAATTGGTGCGCGGTGCGCGTCATGGTGCGACGTGGCGAAGTGATCGGCATTATGGAACAGCTCGAGGCCCTCGGCGCAAGCGCGATCCTGGAAACGCGGATCACAAACTGCCGCCTCTAA
- a CDS encoding amidohydrolase family protein, translating to MACGSISDRSFTARWVFPVSGPPLHGGCVTVQGDRIVAVEPHPRADAVDLGDVAILPGLVNAHTHLEFSHYERPLGHAGMSLPDWIRGVVASRRMSTNYPVASIALGVTESWQSGTTTLGEIATAGWTETALAAAPFDVIAFYELLGLRAERVVERLEDAEQFVARARDASRWQGGISPHAPYSVHPELVVGLIRLATANQMPVAMHLAESREELELLSSGSGPFRAMLEELGAWDPAAIPPGTRPLAFLQLLVEAPRSLVIHGNYLEPDELEFLAINSERTSVVYCPRTHAYFEHDRYPLARLLALGASVALGTDSRASNPDLSILAEMRFVARKFPTIAPAEVLRLGTLAGAKALGCHADAGTLDVGKLANLTMVAIPAGETGDPHELLWASGLPVVETYHRGTLVRGGSL from the coding sequence ATGGCTTGCGGCAGCATTTCCGATCGTTCGTTCACCGCCCGCTGGGTATTTCCGGTTTCCGGTCCACCCCTGCACGGCGGCTGCGTGACGGTTCAGGGCGATCGCATCGTCGCGGTCGAGCCGCATCCGCGCGCCGATGCGGTGGACCTGGGGGACGTCGCGATTCTGCCCGGATTGGTTAACGCGCACACGCATCTGGAATTCAGTCATTACGAGCGGCCGCTGGGACACGCCGGCATGTCGCTACCGGATTGGATTCGGGGCGTCGTTGCCTCGCGGCGAATGTCGACCAACTATCCGGTCGCCTCAATCGCGCTTGGCGTGACCGAGTCCTGGCAATCCGGTACGACAACGTTGGGCGAGATCGCGACCGCCGGCTGGACAGAGACGGCATTGGCCGCCGCCCCATTCGACGTGATTGCGTTCTACGAACTCCTCGGCTTGCGAGCCGAACGCGTGGTCGAGCGACTTGAAGATGCTGAGCAATTCGTCGCCCGTGCCCGAGATGCCTCCAGATGGCAGGGAGGAATCAGCCCACATGCCCCCTACTCGGTACATCCCGAACTAGTCGTGGGTTTGATCCGGCTGGCGACCGCCAATCAGATGCCTGTGGCGATGCACCTTGCCGAGTCACGCGAAGAGCTGGAGTTGCTCTCGTCTGGCAGCGGCCCATTTCGGGCGATGCTGGAAGAACTTGGTGCTTGGGATCCGGCGGCCATTCCGCCCGGCACTCGGCCGCTGGCCTTTCTACAGTTACTTGTCGAAGCTCCGCGATCGTTGGTGATCCACGGCAACTACCTCGAGCCGGATGAGCTAGAGTTTCTCGCCATCAACTCGGAGCGAACGAGCGTTGTGTATTGCCCGCGCACCCATGCTTACTTCGAGCACGATCGTTATCCGCTAGCGCGATTGCTGGCGCTGGGGGCTTCGGTAGCCTTGGGGACTGACAGTCGCGCGTCGAATCCCGACTTGAGCATTCTGGCCGAGATGAGATTTGTCGCCCGGAAGTTTCCGACCATAGCCCCGGCCGAAGTATTGCGCCTGGGGACGCTTGCAGGGGCGAAAGCGCTCGGTTGTCATGCTGATGCCGGTACGCTTGACGTGGGTAAACTGGCCAATCTGACTATGGTTGCCATACCCGCGGGCGAAACGGGCGATCCGCACGAACTGCTCTGGGCATCGGGATTGCCTGTGGTCGAAACATACCATCGTGGCACGCTCGTTAGAGGCGGCAGTTTGTGA
- a CDS encoding thioredoxin family protein: MVLTPSTMLPLGTKAPTFSLPDTNGKTVSLADFSGKPALLVIFMCNHCPYVKHVAAGLAQLGKDYQARGVAVVGISSNDVKKHPDDSPAKMAEEAKARGYTFPYLYDESQKVAQAYHAACTPDFYVFDSKQALVYRGQMDASRPDSGIPVTGQDLRAALDAALAGKAPAAEQKPSIGCNIKWTPGNEPDYFK; the protein is encoded by the coding sequence ATGGTTCTGACCCCGAGCACCATGCTGCCATTGGGCACGAAAGCGCCGACCTTTTCGCTCCCCGACACAAATGGCAAGACCGTTTCGCTGGCAGACTTTTCTGGCAAGCCGGCGCTGTTGGTGATCTTCATGTGCAACCACTGTCCCTATGTAAAGCACGTGGCGGCCGGGCTTGCGCAGCTGGGCAAAGATTACCAGGCGCGTGGAGTGGCCGTCGTCGGCATCAGCTCGAACGACGTGAAGAAACATCCGGACGATTCGCCCGCCAAGATGGCCGAAGAAGCCAAGGCCCGCGGCTACACATTTCCGTACCTGTACGACGAGTCGCAGAAGGTTGCCCAAGCGTACCACGCCGCCTGCACGCCAGACTTCTACGTCTTCGACAGCAAGCAAGCGCTCGTGTACCGCGGGCAAATGGATGCCAGCCGCCCCGACAGCGGCATTCCGGTAACCGGCCAGGACCTGCGTGCGGCGCTCGACGCTGCGCTAGCCGGCAAGGCCCCCGCCGCAGAACAGAAGCCCAGCATCGGCTGCAACATCAAATGGACGCCAGGCAACGAGCCGGATTACTTTAAGTAG
- a CDS encoding MqnA/MqnD/SBP family protein: MTTTKHVIRVGHSPDPDDAFMFHALANDKIDTGDYEFRHELVDIETLNRRAFSGELELTAVSLHGYAYLTDIYALCPCGASMGDRYGPMVVAKQKHSLEELRGKTIAVPGTLTTAYLALRMCLGKDFSHVVVPFDQILDAVEAGQFAGQAIEAGLIIHEGQLTYGERKLQLSVDLGQWWFDETGLPLPLGANAIRKDLGMDVMRDVNRLLKESIGYGLAHRQEALDYALQYGRDLDRSKADTFVGMYVNDWTLDFGPRGRQAVRELLARGHAAGVIPQLIEPEFVD, from the coding sequence TTGACCACCACGAAACATGTTATTCGCGTCGGCCACAGCCCTGACCCTGACGATGCGTTTATGTTCCATGCCTTGGCGAACGACAAGATCGACACCGGAGACTACGAGTTTCGTCACGAGCTCGTTGACATCGAGACGCTCAACCGTCGGGCCTTTTCGGGCGAGCTCGAGCTGACCGCTGTGAGCCTGCACGGCTACGCCTATCTGACAGACATCTATGCCCTCTGTCCGTGCGGAGCCAGCATGGGGGATCGCTACGGTCCGATGGTAGTCGCCAAGCAAAAGCATTCGCTCGAAGAGCTCCGCGGAAAGACCATTGCCGTGCCGGGTACGCTCACCACGGCTTATCTGGCGCTGCGAATGTGCCTCGGAAAAGACTTCTCGCACGTTGTGGTGCCGTTTGATCAGATTCTCGATGCCGTGGAAGCTGGGCAATTCGCCGGCCAGGCGATCGAGGCTGGGTTGATCATTCACGAAGGGCAATTGACCTACGGCGAGCGCAAGTTGCAGCTCTCGGTAGATCTAGGGCAGTGGTGGTTTGACGAGACCGGGCTGCCGCTGCCCCTGGGGGCGAACGCCATTCGCAAGGATCTAGGCATGGACGTGATGCGCGACGTAAACCGGTTGCTCAAAGAGAGCATCGGTTACGGTTTGGCGCATCGCCAGGAGGCGCTCGACTATGCGTTGCAATATGGTCGCGACCTCGATCGCAGCAAGGCCGACACCTTTGTCGGTATGTACGTCAATGACTGGACGCTCGATTTTGGACCGCGCGGCCGCCAGGCCGTGCGGGAGCTATTAGCGCGTGGCCATGCCGCCGGAGTGATTCCGCAACTGATCGAGCCGGAGTTCGTCGACTAG